One stretch of Novosphingobium pentaromativorans US6-1 DNA includes these proteins:
- a CDS encoding energy transducer TonB: MAYADQQMSGNKITALVIVALIHVFVGYALVTGLAYEAAKKVINKVTTVDIKEDKPKEEEPPPPPPKQENVPPPPIVAPPPPINIAPAPPPVQTVITPPPPPPVVIQTAAPPPPPPPPSKAKGASPKGMNSWAARIQANYPTRAAREEREGRVGVRVTIGADGRVSSCSVTSSSGSPDLDEAACDGMSRYARFNPAIDTAGNPTTDTYSTAIVYKLN; the protein is encoded by the coding sequence ATGGCTTACGCTGACCAGCAAATGAGCGGTAATAAGATTACCGCGCTTGTCATTGTCGCGCTGATCCACGTCTTCGTCGGCTATGCGCTAGTCACGGGCCTCGCCTACGAGGCGGCGAAGAAGGTCATCAACAAGGTGACCACCGTGGACATCAAGGAAGATAAACCCAAGGAGGAAGAGCCGCCGCCGCCACCTCCTAAACAGGAAAATGTGCCGCCGCCGCCCATTGTGGCGCCGCCGCCGCCGATCAACATTGCCCCGGCCCCGCCGCCGGTGCAAACCGTGATCACCCCGCCGCCGCCGCCGCCTGTGGTCATCCAGACCGCAGCGCCGCCGCCGCCGCCGCCGCCGCCGTCCAAAGCCAAGGGCGCCTCGCCCAAGGGCATGAACAGCTGGGCCGCCCGCATCCAGGCCAACTATCCGACCCGCGCAGCTCGTGAAGAGCGTGAAGGTCGCGTTGGCGTGCGAGTGACCATCGGCGCGGACGGCAGGGTGTCCTCCTGCTCGGTTACGAGCTCGAGTGGCAGCCCTGACCTGGACGAAGCAGCATGTGACGGCATGAGCCGCTACGCGCGCTTCAACCCGGCCATCGACACCGCGGGTAATCCGACGACGGATACGTATTCGACCGCGATCGTCTACAAGCTCAACTAA
- a CDS encoding MotA/TolQ/ExbB proton channel family protein, giving the protein MLIVDILAAAGEAAAPQNKFGFAEALEQGGFIAYATVIILGIMSFGSFYILFTKWFEQSKILRQFNTVRSSFWKAPTLREGAAKLEKNSAWRQLVDDGIAAEDQHAKMTDSLEAHDWLHGSLARSESTINARLASGLPFLATVGATAPFIGLFGTVVGIYRALIAIGIAGSASIDKVAGPVGEALIMTALGLLVAVPAVLAYNYLQSRNKRISEMLTGFSNDVLANINSKGAVKPAMAAAPAKAAPAKPAAAPAKS; this is encoded by the coding sequence ATGCTTATCGTTGACATCCTCGCCGCTGCCGGCGAAGCCGCCGCGCCTCAGAACAAATTCGGTTTCGCAGAAGCCCTCGAGCAGGGCGGCTTCATCGCCTATGCGACCGTGATCATTCTCGGCATCATGTCCTTCGGTTCGTTCTACATCCTGTTCACCAAGTGGTTCGAACAGTCGAAGATCCTGCGCCAGTTCAACACTGTCCGCAGCAGCTTCTGGAAGGCCCCCACCCTGCGTGAAGGCGCCGCCAAGCTCGAAAAGAACAGCGCATGGCGCCAGCTCGTCGACGACGGCATCGCCGCTGAAGACCAGCACGCCAAGATGACCGATTCGCTCGAAGCCCACGACTGGCTGCACGGCTCGCTCGCTCGCTCGGAATCGACCATCAACGCCCGTCTCGCTTCGGGTCTGCCGTTCCTCGCCACCGTCGGCGCGACCGCACCGTTCATCGGTCTGTTCGGTACCGTCGTCGGCATCTACCGCGCTCTGATCGCCATCGGCATCGCCGGTTCGGCCTCGATCGACAAGGTCGCCGGTCCGGTCGGTGAAGCTCTGATCATGACCGCGCTGGGTCTGCTCGTCGCCGTTCCCGCCGTTCTCGCCTACAACTACCTCCAGAGCCGCAACAAGCGCATCTCGGAAATGCTGACCGGCTTCTCGAACGACGTTCTCGCGAACATCAACTCGAAGGGCGCCGTCAAGCCCGCCATGGCTGCTGCTCCGGCGAAGGCCGCTCCGGCCAAGCCCGCTGCCGCTCCGGCCAAGTCGTAA